From one Triticum urartu cultivar G1812 chromosome 3, Tu2.1, whole genome shotgun sequence genomic stretch:
- the LOC125547492 gene encoding uncharacterized protein LOC125547492, translated as MARRSSNTWSSSPALLVVVLAALLICCPMPCSAGIRSGVYYRYGPPSPQGGRPVHAGCPWCGPAAPQPPTPVVATAQDRAAAADQQTKREKTTLPAVALRN; from the exons ATGGCGCGCCGCTCCTCCAACacttggtcttcttctccggCGCTCCTAGTCGTCGTCCTTGCTGCCTTGCTCATCTGCTGCCCCATGCCATGCTCGGCGGGCATCCGAA GTGGTGTGTACTACCGTTATGGGCCTCCGTCGCCGCAGGGCGGCCGGCCGGTCCACGCGGGGTGCCCATGGTGCGGCCCCGCCGCTCCTCAGCCGCCAACGCCGGTGGTGGCAACCGCGCAAGACCGAGCCGCGGCCGCGGATCAGCAAACCAAACGTGAAAAGACGACGCTGCCTGCTGTGGCGCTGAGGAACTGA